In a genomic window of Narcine bancroftii isolate sNarBan1 chromosome 7, sNarBan1.hap1, whole genome shotgun sequence:
- the LOC138740169 gene encoding cholecystokinin receptor-like: MERTNVSRLLQGLCGNGSEPANGSCGEPRRGEGRPGRRDLEYSVRILLYSVIFLLSVFGNGLVLLVLILNKRLRTVTNSFLLSLALSDLMVAVFCMPFTLIPNLLEDFIFGEAMCKVTAYFMGISVSVSTFSLVAIAIERYSAICNPLKSRVWQTRSHAYRVIAIIWLLSVILMIPYPVYNKLHAFQRAHKGTAHLCKLTWPSKDVQRAWYIFLLLALFFLPGLVIVAAYGMISRELYRGIQFEMNQRKESKGLVNGGGGPSDEDSDGCYLQLGRRRNSLEMVQLSGTGTKLDRARCTSSESKLEGKKRVIHMLIVIVVMFFLCWMPVYSVNTWRAFDGANALRLLSGAPISFIHLLSYTSSCINPLVYCFMNKRFRLSFLATLARCLAPLRALRQADEEPGTTGTSLSKFSYTTVSTVGGP, encoded by the exons ATCTGGAGTACTCGGTGCGCATCCTGCTCTACTCCGTCATCTTCCTGCTGAGTGTCTTCGGCAACGGGCTTGTCCTCCTCGTGCTCATCCTGAACAAGCGCCTGCGCACAGTCACCAACTCCTTCCTGCTCTCGCTGGCCCTCAGTGACCTCATGGTGGCCGTCTTCTGTATGCCTTTCACCCTCATCCCCAACCTGCTGGAGGACTTCATCTTCGGGGAGGCCATGTGCAAGGTCACTGCCTACTTCATGG GGATCTCGGTGAGTGTGTCCACCTTCAGTCTGGTGGCCATTGCAATCGAACGCTACAGTGCCATCTGTAACCCGCTGAAGTCCCGGGTCTGGCAGACACGTTCTCACGCCTACAGAGTCATCGCCATAATCTGGCTCCTGTCGGTCATCCTAATGATCCCCTACCCTGTCTACAACAAGCTGCACGCCTTCCAGCGAGCCCACAAGGGCACAGCCCACCTCTGCAAGCTCACCTGGCCCAGCAAGGACGTGCAGCGTGCCTG GTatatcttcctcctcctggcCCTCTTCTTCCTGCCCGGCCTGGTGATCGTGGCTGCTTATGGAATGATCTCTCGGGAACTCTACAGAGGGATTCAGTTTGAGATGAACCAGAGGAAGGAGAGCAAGG GGCTGGTGAATGGAGGTGGCGGCCCCTCAGACGAGGACAGCGATGGCTGCTACCTGCAGCTGGGGCGGCGGAGAAACTCGCTGGAGATGGTGCAGCTCTCCGGCACCGGGACCAAGCTCGACCGTGCCCGATGCACCAGCTCCGAGTCTAAGCTGGAGGGCAAGAAGCGAGTGATTCACATGCTGATTGTCATTGTGGTAATGTTCTTCCTCTGCTGGATGCCTGTCTACTCCGTCAACACGTGGAGGGCCTTCGATGGTGCCAATGCCTTGCGCCTCCTGTCTGGAGCTCCAATCTCCTTCATCCACCTGCTGTCCTACACGTCGTCCTGCATCAACCCTCTGGTCTACTGCTTCATGAATAAGCGTTTCCGCCTGTCCTTCCTCGCCACCCTGGCCCGCTGCCTGGCACCTCTGCGGGCCCTCAGACAGGCAGACGAGGAGCCCGGAACCACCGGCACCTCCCTCTCCAAGTTCAGCTACACCACTGTCAGCACCGTGGGGGGTCCGTAA